TATATTTCACCTGTATTTCCGTAGAAATAAACATTTATTACTGAACCAGTATTATTAGAAATATCAAGCTGGAAATTTATTTCATCTCTTATATTAAACCTGTATATTATCTCCGGAAGCGGTATGAAAGTCATAGTTTTTATGGTTTCGATCTTGCATGCAGAGTAATATCCGGCAATTTTCTCTGAACTGTCCGGGTAATTAATAAAAATATAATCAAAAACATGAATGGCGTCCTCATACTTTTTATCAAGAGTCAGGCTTATTGCATACTCGGAAAGAATATCCGGGGGTATTTTTGAATAAATACTTTCATCATAAATATTGGCAGATACATCCGTATTATTTTTAAGCGCAATATTCTGTGCCAGCCGGTATTCATCCAGCGCTTCCTTGTATCTGCCATCTTCAATAAGAGCTTTTATTTCTTTCATATAGCTTTCAAAGATCAGCTTTTTGGCTTTTGAAACAAGTTCGCTCTCATGATATTGTTCAATCAGTTCATTAAGCAGATCAATGCTTTGCAAATAATTTCCGGTATTTATATGACTTTCCGCTGTTTTAAATAAATAATCAGGTATCTTGTACGAAGAAATGAAAGCTTCGTCGCTGCTGGGAAATTCTGTTGTTATTTCTTTAAAAATATTTATTGCAAGAACAAAATTTACTGCAGATTTTTCATAATTTTTTTCATCGTAAGCTTTCTGGGCAATTTTTGCATATGATTCAGCAAGTATGTTTTTTACTTCCAGAGCATCTTTGTCAATAATACCCTGCTCAATGCTCAGGTTGATATATTTTACAGTATTTTCATGATCATCTGTTTTCCGGTATGCGGCAGTAATCCCCTTTAGTGAATCGCCATAATATTTGCCTGTGGAATAATTTTCAATTATTTCATTATAATTATCGATTGCGGTACTGTAATCTCCGGAATCAATCGCTTTTTGCGCATTCCTTGATAATGCAAATGGGCCAAAAATGCTTGATATGACAAGTCCGGCAAGAAAAATAATAAAAAACAGTATAAAAATAAAACCACCTTCAGCCCTCCTGGCCATATTAAATATAGCAAAGATAAGACTTAAAATTATTATTACTATACTTGTAATGGGCAGAATATCCCAGAATTTTCCTTTATTTATGAAAAAAAGTACTGCAAGACCAATGATTGAAAAAATAAAAAGCATTATCAGAAGTATTGAACCCAAACCTAGCTTGTTTTTTCTGGTGTATTCGTACATAAGTTATGCTTTATATTTATTGCTTCATAATTTTGAGAACTCAGAACTACATTTTAACCTAAAAACAATAAAAAATGTATAAGAGTCATTCAACTTTTATTTCCATTATTATGGTATCCCAGTAAATATTATTATAAAGATGGTCTTTTTTTAATATCTCCTTTTTTTTGAAACCGCATTTTGTATATGATTTTATTGCTCTTTTATTATATTCGTAAACTGATAAGGCAATCTTTTCAAGCCCTAGTTTTTTAAAAGCAAATTTTATGGCTGCTCCTATTGCATCTCTGCCATATCCTTTTCCCCAGTAATTTTTATCACCTATGGCAATTCCGAAATCTGCTTTTTTTTCGCCCCAGTTTATTTTGTGAAGTCCGCAGTTCCCTATATATTTTTTTTCCTGTCTTGTTTCTATTGCAAAAACAAAATCATTTACAGATAAAGACATTTCTCTGAACCATCTTTCTTCCTTTTCTGAATCAAGGTCTGAGAAATCAGATGAGAGAAACTTATTTATCTCCGGATTTTTAAGCCATTTTATCAGCTGATAAAGATCGCTCCTCTTAAGAGGCCTTATAAGCACTTTTCCGTTTCTTGATACTGTGCTTTTCAGCTTCTTAAAATCCATTTCATAAAATTTAATACCTGTCGGATTGCCAGGCAACATAGCGCCGAGTCAGAGATTGTTGTTAAAAAATAAACCAATGACTAAAATTTTAATCCAATTTTGATTTTAAACCAATAATCTGAAACCAATAATCTGAAATGCAGACGGATTTTAACTGTGTTTAATCTCTATATAAATAAATTTTAAAAAGTTAAAATAAGAAAAAATATTTTTACTTTTACAAATATAAGGTTTATAAAATATTTCAACAGGAATTATATATGAGGAGAATAAATGGGACTATCCATGGGAATAGTCGGACTTCCGAATGTCGGAAAATCGACTTTGTTTAATGCATTATTGAAAAAGCAGATAGCAGATGCTTCAAATTATCCTTTTTGCACAATTGCCCCGAATAAAGGCGTTGTTGAAGTTCCGGATGAAAGACTGAAGGTTCTGGCGGAGAT
This genomic window from Actinomycetota bacterium contains:
- a CDS encoding tetratricopeptide repeat protein, with protein sequence MYEYTRKNKLGLGSILLIMLFIFSIIGLAVLFFINKGKFWDILPITSIVIIILSLIFAIFNMARRAEGGFIFILFFIIFLAGLVISSIFGPFALSRNAQKAIDSGDYSTAIDNYNEIIENYSTGKYYGDSLKGITAAYRKTDDHENTVKYINLSIEQGIIDKDALEVKNILAESYAKIAQKAYDEKNYEKSAVNFVLAINIFKEITTEFPSSDEAFISSYKIPDYLFKTAESHINTGNYLQSIDLLNELIEQYHESELVSKAKKLIFESYMKEIKALIEDGRYKEALDEYRLAQNIALKNNTDVSANIYDESIYSKIPPDILSEYAISLTLDKKYEDAIHVFDYIFINYPDSSEKIAGYYSACKIETIKTMTFIPLPEIIYRFNIRDEINFQLDISNNTGSVINVYFYGNTGEIYKINPKTKAEIIISADSYEIAVEYDDSNDIRHYGEFVFEAGKRYMQIFAPAVLE
- a CDS encoding GNAT family N-acetyltransferase, translated to MPGNPTGIKFYEMDFKKLKSTVSRNGKVLIRPLKRSDLYQLIKWLKNPEINKFLSSDFSDLDSEKEERWFREMSLSVNDFVFAIETRQEKKYIGNCGLHKINWGEKKADFGIAIGDKNYWGKGYGRDAIGAAIKFAFKKLGLEKIALSVYEYNKRAIKSYTKCGFKKKEILKKDHLYNNIYWDTIIMEIKVE